A single Cucumis melo cultivar AY chromosome 4, USDA_Cmelo_AY_1.0, whole genome shotgun sequence DNA region contains:
- the LOC103487023 gene encoding uncharacterized protein LOC103487023 isoform X2, which translates to MEFFNSAKAVRLQSHLGKYLQAADDQESVRQTRNATTPHVRWTVDLVDGKPHIIRLKSCFGKYLTASEDPFILGTAGKKVVQTDPTSAAAYDGAVEWEPRKDGFFIKLRTRAGMFLRANGGAPPWRNSVTHDIPRRTSTQEWVLWSVDVVDIITVDDSAAGCILPAVSFSSVSSLSSNGDYELETRSPSMSISGSGSGYFTGRDQSAMELFQKAKVVRLRSHHDKYLLAEEDEESVCQDRNGSVRNAKWTVEFVEHSDGLRFKSCFGKYLTASNVPFLLGMTGKKVLQTLPQRLDSSVEWEPVREGFQVRLKTRYGQFLRANGGLPPWRNSITHDIPHRTTTQDWVLWDVDIVEIRTFTSIDSRSEELILPPPPPPWESKKSHHYFGHHRSKTESSPSHDHHHHHHHHHSKHESSDSLDHESPMKAEGRVIHYYVANEKGDVKDGQEEVKFTFKGSQVQELKERLREETGLHDIVVCSRNPFNGKLFPLRLHLPPNNADLHVVVVPSSEDSETPESP; encoded by the exons ATGGAGTTTTTCAATAGCGCCAAAGCCGTTCGCCTCCAGAGCCATCTCGGCAAGTACCTCCAAGCCGCCGACGACCAAGAATCCGTTCGCCAGACCCGAAACGCCACCACCCCTCACGTCCGATGGACGGTCGACCTCGTCGACGGAAAACCCCACATCATCCGCCTCAAGAGCTGCTTCGGCAAGTACCTCACCGCCTCCGAAGATCCATTCATTCTCGGCACCGCCGGAAAAAAGGTCGTCCAGACTGATCCGACCTCCGCAGCCGCGTACGACGGCGCCGTAGAGTGGGAACCGAGGAAAGATGGGTTTTTCATTAAGTTGAGGACGAGGGCCGGGATGTTCCTCCGAGCAAACGGCGGGGCGCCGCCGTGGAGAAATTCCGTCACCCATGATATCCCACGCCGGACGTCGACGCAGGAGTGGGTGCTATGGAGTGTGGATGTTGTTGATATCATAACGGTTGATGATTCGGCGGCCGGTTGTATCTTACCGGCGGTGAGTTTTTCTAGCGTTTCATCGTTATCGAGTAACGGTGATTATGAGTTGGAAACACGGTCGCCGTCAATGTCAATCTCCGGTTCCGGCTCCGGCTACTTCACGGGTAGAGATCAG AGTGCAATGGAGCTATTCCAGAAGGCAAAAGTGGTTCGTTTAAGGAGCCACCACGACAAATACCTTCTAgctgaggaagatgaagaaagtGTATGCCAAGACCGCAACGGCTCAGTCAGAAACGCCAAATGGACGGTGGAGTTCGTCGAACATTCCGACGGCCTTCGCTTCAAGAGCTGCTTCGGCAAATACCTAACCGCCTCCAACGTCCCATTTCTTTTGGGCATGACCGGCAAAAAGGTCCTACAAACACTCCCCCAAAGGCTTGATTCCTCCGTCGAGTGGGAGCCCGTTCGAGAAGGCTTTCAAGTCAGGCTCAAAACTCGGTACGGCCAATTCCTAAGGGCCAATGGTGGCTTGCCACCTTGGCGTAACTCCATTACTCATGATATTCCTCATAGAACTACCACCCAGGATTGGGTTCTTTGGGACGTTGACATCGTTGAGATTCGAACTTTTACCTCCATTGACTCCCGCTCTGAAGAACTTATTCTTCCACCACCGCCCCCACCATGGGAGTCCAAAAAGTCCCATCACTATTTTGGTCACCACCGTTCGAAGACAGAGTCATCGCCGTCCcatgatcatcatcatcatcatcatcatcatcattctAAACATGAG TCAAGCGACTCACTAGATCACGAGTCCCCCATGAAAGCAGAGGGCAGGGTGATCCATTACTATGTTGCAAATGAGAAAGGGGATGTGAAGGATGGACAAGAAGAAGTGAAGTTTACATTCAAAGGGAGTCAAGTACAAGAATTGAAGGAGAGATTGAGAGAGGAGACTGGCCTCCATGACATCGTCGTTTGCTCTCGCAACCCTTTCAATGGGAAACTTTTCCCCCTTCGCCTTCATCTTCCACCCAACAATGCCGACTTGCACGTTGTCGTCGTCCCTTCCTCCGAAG ATTCCGAGACGCCCGAAAGTCCCTAA
- the LOC103487023 gene encoding uncharacterized protein LOC103487023 isoform X4 — MELFQKAKVVRLRSHHDKYLLAEEDEESVCQDRNGSVRNAKWTVEFVEHSDGLRFKSCFGKYLTASNVPFLLGMTGKKVLQTLPQRLDSSVEWEPVREGFQVRLKTRYGQFLRANGGLPPWRNSITHDIPHRTTTQDWVLWDVDIVEIRTFTSIDSRSEELILPPPPPPWESKKSHHYFGHHRSKTESSPSHDHHHHHHHHHSKHESSDSLDHESPMKAEGRVIHYYVANEKGDVKDGQEEVKFTFKGSQVQELKERLREETGLHDIVVCSRNPFNGKLFPLRLHLPPNNADLHVVVVPSSEDSETPESP; from the exons ATGGAGCTATTCCAGAAGGCAAAAGTGGTTCGTTTAAGGAGCCACCACGACAAATACCTTCTAgctgaggaagatgaagaaagtGTATGCCAAGACCGCAACGGCTCAGTCAGAAACGCCAAATGGACGGTGGAGTTCGTCGAACATTCCGACGGCCTTCGCTTCAAGAGCTGCTTCGGCAAATACCTAACCGCCTCCAACGTCCCATTTCTTTTGGGCATGACCGGCAAAAAGGTCCTACAAACACTCCCCCAAAGGCTTGATTCCTCCGTCGAGTGGGAGCCCGTTCGAGAAGGCTTTCAAGTCAGGCTCAAAACTCGGTACGGCCAATTCCTAAGGGCCAATGGTGGCTTGCCACCTTGGCGTAACTCCATTACTCATGATATTCCTCATAGAACTACCACCCAGGATTGGGTTCTTTGGGACGTTGACATCGTTGAGATTCGAACTTTTACCTCCATTGACTCCCGCTCTGAAGAACTTATTCTTCCACCACCGCCCCCACCATGGGAGTCCAAAAAGTCCCATCACTATTTTGGTCACCACCGTTCGAAGACAGAGTCATCGCCGTCCcatgatcatcatcatcatcatcatcatcatcattctAAACATGAG TCAAGCGACTCACTAGATCACGAGTCCCCCATGAAAGCAGAGGGCAGGGTGATCCATTACTATGTTGCAAATGAGAAAGGGGATGTGAAGGATGGACAAGAAGAAGTGAAGTTTACATTCAAAGGGAGTCAAGTACAAGAATTGAAGGAGAGATTGAGAGAGGAGACTGGCCTCCATGACATCGTCGTTTGCTCTCGCAACCCTTTCAATGGGAAACTTTTCCCCCTTCGCCTTCATCTTCCACCCAACAATGCCGACTTGCACGTTGTCGTCGTCCCTTCCTCCGAAG ATTCCGAGACGCCCGAAAGTCCCTAA
- the LOC103487024 gene encoding thioredoxin H2, with product MGPFGYQNSTPSHSIFLALQRGREKGRKMGVLLSRIGALLSNWFGPPTAAAEAASSEPSSVQSFHSSARWQLHFNSVQETSKLMVIDFSATWCGPCRLMEPAFNAMASKYTDVEFAKIDVDELADVAQHFGVQAMPTFVFLKRGKVVDTVVGARKEELEKKIEKHRSVSGST from the exons ATGGGCCCATTTGGTTATCAAAATTCTACGCCGTCACATTCCATTTTTCTTGCGCTACAGAGGGGGAGAGAGAAAGGGAGAAAAATGGGAGTTCTTCTGTCGAGGATCGGAGCTCTTCTTTCTAATTGGTTCGGCCCCCCCACGGCCGCCGCCGAAGCTGCCTCATCGGAGCCGTCCTCGGTTCAGTCTTTTCACTCCTCAGCCAGATGGCAGCTCCACTTCAATTCCGTTCAGGAAACTTCCAAGCTC ATGGTGATTGATTTCTCCGCAACTTGGTGTGGACCCTGTAGGCTCATGGAGCCAGCCTTCAACGCCATGGCTAGCAAATACACCGATGTTGAGTTTGCTAAAATCGATGTCGACGAGTTAGCT GATGTGGCTCAGCATTTTGGAGTACAAGCAATGCCAACATTTGTGTTCCTGAAGAGAGGGAAAGTGGTGGATACAGTGGTTGGAGCCCGTAAGGAAGAGCTGGAGAAGAAGATTGAGAAGCACCGATCGGTATCTGGTTCAACTTAG
- the LOC103487023 gene encoding uncharacterized protein LOC103487023 isoform X3 translates to MELFQKAKVVRLRSHHDKYLLAEEDEESVCQDRNGSVRNAKWTVEFVEHSDGLRFKSCFGKYLTASNVPFLLGMTGKKVLQTLPQRLDSSVEWEPVREGFQVRLKTRYGQFLRANGGLPPWRNSITHDIPHRTTTQDWVLWDVDIVEIRTFTSIDSRSEELILPPPPPPWESKKSHHYFGHHRSKTESSPSHDHHHHHHHHHSKHESSDSLDHESPMKAEGRVIHYYVANEKGDVKDGQEEVKFTFKGSQVQELKERLREETGLHDIVVCSRNPFNGKLFPLRLHLPPNNADLHVVVVPSSEGQLQISISLSH, encoded by the exons ATGGAGCTATTCCAGAAGGCAAAAGTGGTTCGTTTAAGGAGCCACCACGACAAATACCTTCTAgctgaggaagatgaagaaagtGTATGCCAAGACCGCAACGGCTCAGTCAGAAACGCCAAATGGACGGTGGAGTTCGTCGAACATTCCGACGGCCTTCGCTTCAAGAGCTGCTTCGGCAAATACCTAACCGCCTCCAACGTCCCATTTCTTTTGGGCATGACCGGCAAAAAGGTCCTACAAACACTCCCCCAAAGGCTTGATTCCTCCGTCGAGTGGGAGCCCGTTCGAGAAGGCTTTCAAGTCAGGCTCAAAACTCGGTACGGCCAATTCCTAAGGGCCAATGGTGGCTTGCCACCTTGGCGTAACTCCATTACTCATGATATTCCTCATAGAACTACCACCCAGGATTGGGTTCTTTGGGACGTTGACATCGTTGAGATTCGAACTTTTACCTCCATTGACTCCCGCTCTGAAGAACTTATTCTTCCACCACCGCCCCCACCATGGGAGTCCAAAAAGTCCCATCACTATTTTGGTCACCACCGTTCGAAGACAGAGTCATCGCCGTCCcatgatcatcatcatcatcatcatcatcatcattctAAACATGAG TCAAGCGACTCACTAGATCACGAGTCCCCCATGAAAGCAGAGGGCAGGGTGATCCATTACTATGTTGCAAATGAGAAAGGGGATGTGAAGGATGGACAAGAAGAAGTGAAGTTTACATTCAAAGGGAGTCAAGTACAAGAATTGAAGGAGAGATTGAGAGAGGAGACTGGCCTCCATGACATCGTCGTTTGCTCTCGCAACCCTTTCAATGGGAAACTTTTCCCCCTTCGCCTTCATCTTCCACCCAACAATGCCGACTTGCACGTTGTCGTCGTCCCTTCCTCCGAAGGTCAGTTACAAATCTCTATCTCCCTCTCTCATTAA
- the LOC103487023 gene encoding uncharacterized protein LOC103487023 isoform X1: protein MEFFNSAKAVRLQSHLGKYLQAADDQESVRQTRNATTPHVRWTVDLVDGKPHIIRLKSCFGKYLTASEDPFILGTAGKKVVQTDPTSAAAYDGAVEWEPRKDGFFIKLRTRAGMFLRANGGAPPWRNSVTHDIPRRTSTQEWVLWSVDVVDIITVDDSAAGCILPAVSFSSVSSLSSNGDYELETRSPSMSISGSGSGYFTGRDQSAMELFQKAKVVRLRSHHDKYLLAEEDEESVCQDRNGSVRNAKWTVEFVEHSDGLRFKSCFGKYLTASNVPFLLGMTGKKVLQTLPQRLDSSVEWEPVREGFQVRLKTRYGQFLRANGGLPPWRNSITHDIPHRTTTQDWVLWDVDIVEIRTFTSIDSRSEELILPPPPPPWESKKSHHYFGHHRSKTESSPSHDHHHHHHHHHSKHESSDSLDHESPMKAEGRVIHYYVANEKGDVKDGQEEVKFTFKGSQVQELKERLREETGLHDIVVCSRNPFNGKLFPLRLHLPPNNADLHVVVVPSSEGQLQISISLSH, encoded by the exons ATGGAGTTTTTCAATAGCGCCAAAGCCGTTCGCCTCCAGAGCCATCTCGGCAAGTACCTCCAAGCCGCCGACGACCAAGAATCCGTTCGCCAGACCCGAAACGCCACCACCCCTCACGTCCGATGGACGGTCGACCTCGTCGACGGAAAACCCCACATCATCCGCCTCAAGAGCTGCTTCGGCAAGTACCTCACCGCCTCCGAAGATCCATTCATTCTCGGCACCGCCGGAAAAAAGGTCGTCCAGACTGATCCGACCTCCGCAGCCGCGTACGACGGCGCCGTAGAGTGGGAACCGAGGAAAGATGGGTTTTTCATTAAGTTGAGGACGAGGGCCGGGATGTTCCTCCGAGCAAACGGCGGGGCGCCGCCGTGGAGAAATTCCGTCACCCATGATATCCCACGCCGGACGTCGACGCAGGAGTGGGTGCTATGGAGTGTGGATGTTGTTGATATCATAACGGTTGATGATTCGGCGGCCGGTTGTATCTTACCGGCGGTGAGTTTTTCTAGCGTTTCATCGTTATCGAGTAACGGTGATTATGAGTTGGAAACACGGTCGCCGTCAATGTCAATCTCCGGTTCCGGCTCCGGCTACTTCACGGGTAGAGATCAG AGTGCAATGGAGCTATTCCAGAAGGCAAAAGTGGTTCGTTTAAGGAGCCACCACGACAAATACCTTCTAgctgaggaagatgaagaaagtGTATGCCAAGACCGCAACGGCTCAGTCAGAAACGCCAAATGGACGGTGGAGTTCGTCGAACATTCCGACGGCCTTCGCTTCAAGAGCTGCTTCGGCAAATACCTAACCGCCTCCAACGTCCCATTTCTTTTGGGCATGACCGGCAAAAAGGTCCTACAAACACTCCCCCAAAGGCTTGATTCCTCCGTCGAGTGGGAGCCCGTTCGAGAAGGCTTTCAAGTCAGGCTCAAAACTCGGTACGGCCAATTCCTAAGGGCCAATGGTGGCTTGCCACCTTGGCGTAACTCCATTACTCATGATATTCCTCATAGAACTACCACCCAGGATTGGGTTCTTTGGGACGTTGACATCGTTGAGATTCGAACTTTTACCTCCATTGACTCCCGCTCTGAAGAACTTATTCTTCCACCACCGCCCCCACCATGGGAGTCCAAAAAGTCCCATCACTATTTTGGTCACCACCGTTCGAAGACAGAGTCATCGCCGTCCcatgatcatcatcatcatcatcatcatcatcattctAAACATGAG TCAAGCGACTCACTAGATCACGAGTCCCCCATGAAAGCAGAGGGCAGGGTGATCCATTACTATGTTGCAAATGAGAAAGGGGATGTGAAGGATGGACAAGAAGAAGTGAAGTTTACATTCAAAGGGAGTCAAGTACAAGAATTGAAGGAGAGATTGAGAGAGGAGACTGGCCTCCATGACATCGTCGTTTGCTCTCGCAACCCTTTCAATGGGAAACTTTTCCCCCTTCGCCTTCATCTTCCACCCAACAATGCCGACTTGCACGTTGTCGTCGTCCCTTCCTCCGAAGGTCAGTTACAAATCTCTATCTCCCTCTCTCATTAA
- the LOC103487030 gene encoding pentatricopeptide repeat-containing protein At5g39980, chloroplastic: MGFSSIQLQSTLSFSSPIPLFLIETRDYPKIRFNKIKTKPRTRIPIFRASSSSASKDIWRRKTPSEKSTTTLLPQKYQRSARRQRESSHLDHSIDMDELLASIGQTKNEQELYSVLSPYKGRQLSMRFMVSLLSRESDWQRSLAILDWINEEALYTPSVYAYNVVLRNVLRAKQWELAHGLFDEMRQRALAADRYTYSTLITYFGKEGMFDAALSWLQKMEQDRVSGDLVLYSNLIELSRKLCDYSKAISIFSRLKRSGITPDIVAYNSMINVFGKAKLFREARFLLKEMRAVDVMPDTVSYSTLLNMFVENEKFLEALSVFSEMTEVNCPLDLTTCNIMIDVYGQLDMVKEADRLFWRMRKMGIEPNVVSYNTILRVYGEAELFGEAIHLFRLMQRKEIEQNVVTYNTMIKIYGKSLEHEKATNLVQEMQNRGIEPNAITYSTIISIWGKAGKLERAAMLFQKLRSSRADIDQVLYQTMIVAYEKAGLVAHAKRLLHELKQPDNIPRKTAITILAKAGRIEEATWVFRQAFDAGELKDISVFGCMIDLFSRNKKHKNVVEVFEKMRSVGHFPNSNVIALVLNAYGKLRDFDTADAVYMEMQEKGCIFPDEVHFQMLSLYGARKDYKRLESLFERLDSDPNINKKELHLVVASIYERGNRLNDASRIMNRMNETAISRSS; the protein is encoded by the coding sequence ATGGGCTTCTCTTCGATTCAATTACAATCTACTTTATCCTTCTCTTCCCCCATTCCCTTGTTCCTAATCGAAACCAGAGATTACCCCAAAATTCGCTTCAACAAGATCAAAACAAAGCCCAGAACTCGAATCCCAATCTTCAGAGCCTCATCTTCTTCAGCATCCAAAGATATCTGGAGAAGAAAAACCCCTTCTGAAAAATCAACCACAACCCTACTTCCCCAAAAGTACCAACGCAGTGCCAGAAGGCAAAGAGAGTCCTCCCATTTAGACCACAGCATCGACATGGACGAGCTTTTAGCTTCAATTGGGCAAACGAAGAACGAGCAAGAGCTGTACTCGGTTCTGTCGCCTTACAAGGGGCGGCAGCTTTCAATGCGGTTCATGGTGTCGCTTCTCTCGCGAGAGTCGGACTGGCAAAGGTCGCTTGCGATACTTGATTGGATCAACGAAGAGGCTCTTTACACTCCTTCGGTGTACGCTTACAATGTTGTTCTACGAAATGTGTTGCGCGCTAAACAGTGGGAGCTTGCGCATGGACTGTTCGACGAAATGCGCCAAAGAGCTCTTGCAGCTGATAGGTATACTTATTCTACTCTTATCACTTATTTTGGCAAAGAGGGTATGTTTGATGCTGCTCTTTCATGGCTACAAAAAATGGAGCAAGATCGTGTGTCTGGGGACCTTGTTTTGTATAGTAATTTGATTGAGCTATCTCGTAAACTCTGTGATTATTCAAAGgctatttctattttttcaagattgaaGAGATCTGGGATTACCCCAGATATTGTAGCCTATAACTCAATGATAAACGTGTTTGGAAAAGCTAAGCTTTTTAGAGAGGCTCGTTTTTTGTTGAAAGAGATGAGAGCTGTGGATGTTATGCCTGATACTGTTAGCTATTCGACTTTGCTTAATATGTTTGTTGAGAATGAAAAGTTTTTGGAGGCACTCTCTGTGTTTTCTGAGATGACAGAGGTCAACTGCCCGCTTGATCTTACGACGTGTAATATTATGATTGATGTTTATGGTCAGTTGGATATGGTGAAGGAAGCTGACCGGCTGTTTTGGAGAATGAGGAAGATGGGAATTGAACCCAACGTTGTGAGTTACAATACAATTTTGAGGGTTTATGGAGAGGCTGAGCTTTTCGGGGAAGCGATACACCTTTTCCGGTTGATGCAGAGGAAGGAGATTGAGCAGAACGTTGTGACATATAACACAATGATCAAGATATATGGGAAGTCTTTGGAGCATGAAAAAGCAACAAATCTCGTACAAGAGATGCAAAATAGAGGAATTGAACCAAATGCTATTACGTACTCAACAATTATTTCGATATGGGGAAAAGCAGGAAAGTTGGAAAGAGCTGCAATGCTATTTCAAAAGCTAAGAAGCTCTAGGGCTGATATCGATCAAGTTCTTTACCAGACTATGATTGTGGCCTACGAGAAGGCAGGCTTGGTTGCTCATGCCAAGCGTTTGCTTCATGAGCTAAAACAACCAGACAATATTCCAAGGAAAACAGCAATTACCATTCTCGCTAAAGCTGGTCGAATTGAAGAAGCCACATGGGTTTTTCGTCAGGCATTTGATGCGGGAGAGTTAAAGGATATATCTGTTTTTGGGTGTATGATTGATCTGTTTTCAAGGAACAAGAAGCACAAAAATGTTGTGGAGGTATTTGAGAAGATGAGAAGTGTAGGACATTTCCCCAACTCGAATGTTATTGCTCTTGTCCTCAACGCTTACGGGAAGCTTAGGGATTTTGACACAGCTGATGCAGTATATATGGAGATGCAAGAAAAGGGCTGTATTTTTCCAGACGAAGTGCACTTCCAAATGCTTAGTCTCTACGGCGCAAGAAAGGATTACAAGAGATTGGAGTCGTTGTTCGAAAGGCTCGACTCCGATCCCAACATCAATAAGAAGGAATTGCATCTAGTTGTTGCTAGTATTTACGAAAGAGGTAATAGACTTAATGATGCATCTCGGATTATGAACAGGATGAACGAAACGGCAATTTCAAGATCATCATGA
- the LOC103487174 gene encoding protein REDUCED WALL ACETYLATION 2-like yields the protein MALLGPVTHAQVSFLIGFVTIVVAWAYSEYLAFKKKSISTKLRHVDVGLSEEESHNIKEDDKAVLLEGNVIKSTPSGPTISSTFSTIIRFITLEESFLIKHRMLLRAASEFGLLLAYFYICDRTDIFGTSKKSYNRDLFIFLLLLLIIVSTVTSFKIHLDKSPFSVKPILFLNRHQTEEWKGWMQVIFLMYHYFAAREIYNMGRVCVASYIWMTGFGNFSYYYARKDFSFSRFAQMMWRLNFLVVMCCIVLDNSYMLYYICPLHTFYSLVVYGLVAVLNKYNESKGVIGVKFFLSFLVIIIVWEIPGVFEVLWDPFTFLLGYKDPNRLKENLPLMYEWHFRTGLDRYIWILGMMYAYYYSTMERWIEKLDELKPKGRILIKTIIVMISLTAIYLWFEYVFKMDSLTYNKFHPYTSWIPITAYICIRNVTQSSRSYTLTLFGWIGKISLDTYICQFHIWLRSNAPDAQPKLLLTIIPDYPLLNFMLTTSIFMMSSYRISELTNTFKMAFIPSKDSKHIMYNMIAGATFMAILYSFSFLFLKLPQFLV from the exons ATGGCTTTGCTCGGCCCTGTGACTCACGCTCAG GTTTCATTTCTTATTGGATTTGTAACCATTGTGGTTGCATGGGCTTATTCTGAGTACTTAGCATTTAAAAAGAAGTCCATCTCTACTAAACT aagGCACGTTGATGTAGGATTGAGTGAGGAAGAAAGTCATAATATAAAAGAAGATGACAAAGCTGTTTTATTGGAAGGAAATGTCATTAAGTCCACTCCTTCAGGACCTACAATTTCATCAACCTTCTCAACTATTATTAG GTTCATTACGTTGGAAGAATCATTCTTGATAAAACATCGAATGCTACTCCGAGCAGC ATCTGAATTTGGTCTTCTTTTAGCATACTTCTACATTTGTGATCGCACTGACATATTTGGAACATCAAAGAAG AGTTACAATAGAGATCTGTTcatcttcctcctcctccttctcaTCATAGTTTCAACAGTAACTTCATTCAAGATTCATCTTGATAAATCACCGTTTTCAGTTAAACCCATTCTCTTCTTAAATAGACATCAAACTGAGGAATGGAAAGGATGGATGCAg gTGATTTTCTTGATGTACCATTACTTTGCTGCAAGAGAAATTTACAACATGGGTCGTGTATGCGTTGCCTCATATATCTGGATGACGGGATTCGGCAACTTTTCATATTACTATGCTCGAAAAGACTTCAGCTTTTCTAGATTTGCTCAG ATGATGTGGCGGTTAAATTTCTTGGTGGTTATGTGTTGCATTGTCCTTGACAACAGCTATATGCTATACTACATTTGCCCTTTACACACATTTTATTCTCTTGTAGTATATGGTCTTGTTGCCGTTTTGAATAAGTACAATGAGAGTAAAGGAGTGATTGGTGTTaaattctttctttccttcttggTAATTATCATTGTTTGGGAAATTCCTGGAGTCTTTGAAGTCCTCTGGGATCCATTTACCTTCCTTCTAG GTTATAAAGATCCTAATCGATTGAAAGAAAACTTGCCTCTTATGTATGAGTGGCATTTTCGAACGGGACTTGATCGCTATATTTGGATATTAGGCATGATGTATGCTTATTATTATTCAACA ATGGAGAGGTGGATTGAAAAGTTAGACGAATTGAAACCAAAGGGCAGGATACTGATCAAAACAATAATTGTTATGATTTCGTTAACG GCAATATATCTATGGTTTGAGTATGTATTCAAAATGGATAGTCTTACTTACAACAAATTCCATCCTTACACTTCTTGGATTCCCATCAC AGCCTACATATGCATAAGGAATGTTACTCAGAGTAGTCGTAGTTATACTTTGACACTTTTTGG ATGGATTGGAAAGATTTCACTGGACACATACATTTGTCAGTTCCATATTTGGTTAAG ATCAAATGCTCCGGATGCACAGCCGAAGTTGTTGCTGACTATCATCCCAGATTATCCTTTATTGAACTTCATGCTCACCACTTCCATTTTTATGATG AGTTCATATAGGATATCAGAGCTGACAAATACATTTAAAATGGCATTTATACCAAGCAAGGACAGTAAACACATAATGTATAACATGATTGCCGGTGCTACATTTATGGCTATCTTATactccttctcttttcttttccttaaacTCCCACAATTCttg GTTTGA